In Kineococcus sp. NBC_00420, a single genomic region encodes these proteins:
- a CDS encoding DUF4190 domain-containing protein, giving the protein MSDSGQGDGQRSWWEKPDQEPPAQDPYRAGAAPSSAEDAHDPYRSTPPAPDAPTQAHPTAPPTESLPRYGQPSSPYGESGQSGQQSSPWSQQSSSYGQQNDQPTGYGQNQPYPSSYPGQQQHPNQPYPNQQYPNQYGSYGTPQQVPVAGMAHAVLWTSVGGLVLMFTGLGWIAAIVALALTPGARREIMEANGAKRGLGFLFAGKICAWVNIGLTVLLIIGLIVLFGIIGANGGFDDSSTFDPNSVSVLSTH; this is encoded by the coding sequence ATGAGCGACAGCGGTCAGGGCGACGGACAGCGTTCCTGGTGGGAGAAGCCCGACCAGGAGCCCCCGGCGCAGGACCCCTACCGGGCGGGCGCCGCCCCGTCCTCCGCCGAGGACGCGCACGATCCGTACCGGTCGACGCCGCCGGCCCCGGACGCCCCGACGCAGGCCCACCCCACCGCGCCGCCGACGGAGAGCCTCCCGCGCTACGGGCAGCCGAGCAGCCCCTACGGGGAGTCGGGTCAGTCGGGTCAGCAGTCCTCACCCTGGTCCCAGCAGTCCTCCTCCTACGGGCAGCAGAACGACCAGCCCACGGGCTACGGGCAGAACCAGCCGTACCCCTCGAGCTACCCGGGCCAGCAGCAGCACCCGAACCAGCCCTACCCGAACCAGCAGTACCCGAACCAGTACGGCAGCTACGGCACCCCGCAGCAGGTGCCCGTCGCGGGCATGGCGCACGCCGTCCTGTGGACGTCGGTCGGCGGGCTCGTGCTGATGTTCACCGGCCTCGGCTGGATCGCGGCCATCGTGGCGCTGGCCCTCACCCCCGGCGCACGCCGCGAGATCATGGAGGCCAACGGCGCCAAGCGCGGCCTGGGCTTCCTCTTCGCGGGCAAGATCTGCGCCTGGGTCAACATCGGTCTGACGGTCCTGCTGATCATCGGTCTCATCGTGCTGTTCGGGATCATCGGTGCGAACGGCGGCTTCGACGACAGTTCCACGTTCGACCCGAACTCCGTGAGCGTCCTGTCCACCCACTGA
- a CDS encoding helicase-associated domain-containing protein, translated as MPTAPAPRTLAEDLRSRADEDLVVLFTQRPDLAAPLPTSSTALATRATTRASTQRALERLDTPALQVAEVLAVLPDPTSVTAVSKAWGARANDVVAHLRRSALLWGPDRRLHLVSAVRELLGPHPAELGPTLADALGRRSPQRLAELLEDLGLEVSHDPEVALTRLGEHLGAPGTVEQLLTDAPEGVRTVLDKLTWGPPTGAVERADRQVRTATSTGPVDWLLSRGLLAVSGPGTVVLPREVGLALRGGRVHRTPDRRPPELSTTTRRHEVVLAGGAEAAAEACRLVDELGRLWGAAGPSVLRAGGLGVRELRRTASALEVDESTAALVVETAWVAGLVADDGEVEPRWLPTPAYDTWVEEDLPYRWVHLASCWLASTRVPAMVGSRDAKDAARNALGPDLDRASALLVRRAVLSELAALAQDEVAAPETLAARLRWQSPRRATKLRDDLVGWTARDASWLGVLGAGALSPAGRALLVDDEEGAATALAAALPTPVREVLLQADLTAVAPGPLETHLSRRLESLARVESRGGATVYRFDPTSVRHGLDDGQTADEALAFLAALSSTGVPQPLEYLVRDVARRHGRVRVGRAGSYVRAEDPALLAELVADKRCAAIGLRMLAPTVLASPADPDEVLSVLRQVGVAPAAEGPDGELLVRRVTAMRSGPRPSPRPVTGEPPAPGAALLAAAVQTVRAGDEDVAELERRRERTRDAPPLPPMDPTTSLAVLRDAVGRRRPVWIGYVDASGSTSRHLVEPLGVEGGRITAFDHEQRSVRSYSVHRVTGVAEAQA; from the coding sequence ATGCCTACGGCCCCTGCTCCGCGCACCCTCGCCGAGGACCTGCGCTCGCGCGCGGACGAGGACCTGGTGGTCCTGTTCACGCAGCGACCCGACCTCGCCGCGCCCCTGCCCACGTCCTCGACGGCCCTGGCGACGCGGGCGACGACGCGGGCGAGCACCCAGCGTGCGCTGGAACGCCTGGACACCCCGGCCCTGCAGGTCGCCGAGGTGCTCGCGGTGCTGCCGGACCCGACGAGCGTCACCGCGGTCTCGAAGGCGTGGGGGGCGCGCGCCAACGACGTCGTCGCGCACCTGCGCCGCAGCGCGCTGCTCTGGGGACCCGACCGCCGCCTGCACCTCGTCTCGGCCGTGCGCGAACTCCTCGGCCCGCACCCGGCGGAGCTCGGCCCGACGCTGGCCGACGCCCTGGGCCGTCGCTCCCCGCAGCGGCTGGCGGAACTGCTCGAGGACCTCGGTCTCGAGGTCAGCCACGACCCCGAGGTCGCCCTCACCCGCCTCGGGGAGCACCTCGGCGCCCCCGGCACGGTCGAGCAGTTGCTCACCGACGCTCCCGAGGGGGTCAGGACGGTCCTGGACAAGCTGACCTGGGGACCGCCGACGGGCGCCGTCGAACGCGCCGACCGCCAGGTCCGGACGGCGACGTCGACGGGGCCGGTGGACTGGTTGCTCTCGCGCGGGCTGCTGGCCGTGTCCGGCCCGGGAACCGTCGTGCTCCCCCGCGAGGTCGGCCTCGCGCTGCGCGGAGGTCGCGTGCACCGCACCCCCGACCGACGCCCGCCCGAGCTGAGCACGACGACGCGACGCCACGAGGTCGTGCTCGCCGGTGGGGCCGAGGCCGCCGCGGAGGCGTGCCGCCTCGTCGACGAACTGGGCCGGTTGTGGGGTGCCGCGGGTCCGTCGGTGCTGCGCGCCGGTGGTCTCGGCGTGCGCGAGCTGCGACGGACGGCGAGCGCCCTCGAGGTCGACGAGTCCACGGCCGCGCTGGTCGTCGAGACGGCCTGGGTCGCCGGGCTCGTCGCCGACGACGGCGAGGTCGAGCCGCGGTGGCTGCCGACGCCGGCCTACGACACCTGGGTCGAGGAGGACCTGCCCTACCGCTGGGTGCACCTGGCCAGCTGCTGGCTGGCGAGCACCCGGGTGCCCGCGATGGTCGGCAGCCGCGACGCCAAGGACGCCGCCCGCAACGCGCTGGGCCCGGACCTCGACCGCGCCTCCGCCCTCCTGGTGCGGCGCGCGGTGCTGAGCGAGCTCGCCGCGCTGGCGCAGGACGAGGTGGCGGCGCCGGAGACGTTGGCGGCGCGGTTGCGCTGGCAGTCCCCGCGGCGGGCGACGAAGCTGCGCGACGACCTCGTGGGCTGGACCGCCCGGGACGCGTCCTGGCTGGGGGTCCTGGGGGCCGGTGCTCTCTCCCCCGCGGGCCGGGCCCTCCTGGTGGACGACGAGGAAGGGGCCGCCACGGCGCTGGCGGCGGCCCTGCCGACGCCGGTGCGCGAGGTGCTGCTGCAGGCGGACCTGACCGCGGTGGCCCCCGGGCCCCTGGAGACCCACCTGTCCCGGCGGCTGGAGTCGCTGGCCCGGGTGGAGAGCCGGGGCGGCGCGACGGTCTACCGCTTCGACCCGACGTCGGTGCGCCACGGCCTCGACGACGGTCAGACGGCCGACGAGGCCCTGGCCTTCCTCGCCGCGTTGTCCTCCACGGGTGTCCCGCAGCCGCTGGAGTACCTGGTCCGCGACGTCGCCCGCCGCCACGGCCGGGTCCGGGTCGGGCGTGCGGGGTCCTACGTGCGCGCCGAGGACCCGGCCCTGCTCGCGGAGCTCGTCGCCGACAAGCGCTGCGCGGCGATCGGGTTGCGGATGCTGGCCCCGACCGTCCTGGCCAGCCCGGCCGACCCGGACGAGGTCCTGTCCGTGCTGCGTCAGGTCGGGGTGGCCCCGGCGGCCGAGGGCCCCGACGGCGAACTCCTGGTGCGGCGGGTGACGGCGATGCGCTCGGGCCCGCGCCCCTCGCCCCGCCCCGTGACGGGTGAACCGCCCGCCCCGGGCGCCGCGCTGCTCGCCGCGGCCGTCCAGACCGTCCGCGCCGGCGACGAGGACGTGGCGGAGCTGGAGCGTCGCCGCGAGCGCACCCGGGACGCCCCGCCGCTGCCGCCGATGGACCCGACGACGTCGCTGGCCGTGCTGCGCGACGCGGTCGGACGGCGACGGCCGGTGTGGATCGGCTACGTCGACGCGTCCGGCTCCACGAGCCGGCACCTCGTCGAGCCCCTGGGGGTGGAGGGCGGCCGGATCACCGCGTTCGACCACGAGCAGCGCTCGGTCCGCTCCTACTCGGTGCACCGGGTCACCGGTGTGGCCGAGGCGCAGGCCTGA
- a CDS encoding DinB family protein, whose protein sequence is MTSDSARTPAPGGERGDLLSALTKHRWLFTQTLTDLTEEQAAARTTVSELCLGGLVKHVAQTEAQWADFAVHGAGGLPSFADTDFQARADSFRMLPGETVAGVLADYAAVAARTDELVRTLDLDLAHDLPEAPWFEPGRWSARRVFVHVLAEVAQHAGHADLLREAVDGRKSMG, encoded by the coding sequence ATGACCAGCGACTCCGCACGGACCCCGGCTCCCGGTGGCGAACGGGGCGACCTCCTGTCCGCCCTGACCAAGCACCGGTGGCTCTTCACCCAGACCCTCACCGACCTGACCGAGGAGCAGGCGGCGGCCCGGACCACCGTGAGCGAGTTGTGCCTCGGGGGCCTGGTCAAGCACGTCGCGCAGACCGAGGCCCAGTGGGCGGACTTCGCCGTGCACGGGGCCGGTGGGCTGCCGTCCTTCGCGGACACCGACTTCCAGGCGCGGGCCGACTCCTTCCGGATGCTCCCCGGGGAGACCGTCGCCGGCGTGCTGGCCGACTACGCGGCCGTCGCCGCCCGCACCGACGAGCTCGTGCGGACCCTCGACCTCGACCTCGCGCACGACCTGCCGGAGGCACCCTGGTTCGAGCCGGGGCGGTGGAGCGCCCGACGCGTGTTCGTCCACGTGCTCGCCGAGGTCGCCCAGCACGCCGGCCACGCGGACCTCCTGCGCGAGGCCGTCGACGGCCGGAAGTCGATGGGCTGA
- a CDS encoding sigma-70 family RNA polymerase sigma factor has product MTTSDSAVDVSATHPTLTAGELEPRLAAHRSELRGYCYRMLGSAFDAEDAVQDTMVRAWKSIDGYAGRSGLRSWLYRIATNVCLTMLENRKRRARPMDLSASAWEPVEASLQRSQPEDTWLEPMVDDRVLPETGDPADIAVARESIRLAFVAALQHLPPRQRSVLILRDVLRWKAEEVAHLLDTTTASVNSALQRARATLAERPDVERTEPLDDTHRTLLEDYVRAFEAYDMDAFVKLLAADVTQNMPPFDLWLEGAQDITAWMLGPGHQCRGSKLVPVTMNGSPAYVHYKPIGANGELVPFAVQALELAEGKIVRITSFLDTRLFDLFGFPQEPPA; this is encoded by the coding sequence GTGACGACCTCCGACAGCGCCGTTGACGTCTCCGCCACCCATCCGACGCTCACCGCCGGGGAACTCGAACCCCGCCTCGCCGCGCACCGCTCCGAGCTCAGGGGCTACTGCTACCGGATGCTCGGTTCCGCCTTCGACGCCGAGGACGCCGTCCAGGACACGATGGTCCGGGCGTGGAAGAGCATCGACGGCTACGCGGGCCGGTCGGGCCTGCGGTCCTGGCTGTACCGGATCGCCACGAACGTCTGCCTCACGATGCTCGAGAACCGGAAGCGGCGCGCCCGGCCGATGGACCTCTCGGCGTCCGCGTGGGAGCCGGTCGAGGCGTCGCTGCAGCGCAGTCAGCCGGAGGACACCTGGCTGGAGCCGATGGTCGACGACCGGGTGCTGCCGGAAACCGGCGACCCGGCCGACATCGCCGTGGCCCGGGAGTCGATCCGCCTCGCCTTCGTCGCCGCGCTGCAGCACCTGCCCCCGCGTCAGCGTTCGGTCCTCATCCTGCGCGACGTCCTGCGCTGGAAGGCGGAGGAGGTCGCGCACCTGCTCGACACGACGACGGCGTCGGTGAACAGCGCGTTGCAGCGGGCCCGGGCGACGCTGGCCGAACGCCCCGACGTGGAACGCACCGAACCCCTCGACGACACTCACCGCACGTTGCTGGAGGACTACGTCCGGGCCTTCGAGGCCTACGACATGGACGCCTTCGTGAAGCTCCTCGCGGCCGACGTCACGCAGAACATGCCGCCGTTCGACCTGTGGCTGGAGGGCGCGCAGGACATCACCGCCTGGATGCTCGGACCCGGCCACCAGTGCCGCGGGTCGAAGCTGGTCCCGGTGACGATGAACGGGTCCCCCGCCTACGTCCACTACAAGCCGATCGGGGCGAACGGCGAGCTCGTGCCGTTCGCCGTGCAGGCCCTGGAGCTGGCCGAGGGGAAGATCGTCCGGATCACGTCGTTCCTGGACACCCGGCTCTTCGACCTCTTCGGCTTCCCGCAGGAGCCCCCGGCCTGA
- a CDS encoding sulfite exporter TauE/SafE family protein: MSPVEIPLLLLAGVLAGLVGSTAGLASLVSYPALLLTGVPPLAANVTNSMALLGVTAGTAAGSRPELSGQGARLKRLLPIAAAGGAVGCVLLLALPPDAFEVVVPFLVGGASVTILLQPRIKQLQPGRLSPNNPAALVAIFLVGIYGGYFGAAAGVLMLALSEVLHAQSLARNNALKNMLTGAANTVAAVGFAVFGPVDWWAALLLGVGCVVGGRVGPVIVRRLDPRVLRTVIAVAGLALAVRLFLTR, encoded by the coding sequence GTGTCGCCCGTCGAGATCCCGCTGCTCCTGCTGGCCGGGGTGCTGGCGGGGCTCGTCGGCAGCACGGCGGGACTCGCCTCGCTGGTCTCCTACCCGGCGCTGCTGCTGACCGGGGTGCCCCCGCTGGCCGCCAACGTCACCAACTCGATGGCCCTACTCGGGGTCACGGCCGGCACTGCAGCCGGTTCCCGACCCGAGCTCTCCGGTCAGGGCGCCCGGCTGAAGCGGCTGCTGCCGATCGCCGCGGCGGGCGGCGCCGTGGGCTGCGTGCTGCTGCTCGCCCTCCCGCCGGACGCGTTCGAGGTGGTCGTCCCGTTCCTCGTGGGCGGAGCCTCGGTGACGATCCTGCTGCAACCGCGGATCAAGCAGTTGCAGCCCGGTCGGCTCTCCCCGAACAACCCCGCCGCCCTCGTCGCGATCTTCCTCGTCGGGATCTACGGCGGCTACTTCGGCGCCGCCGCCGGGGTGCTGATGCTCGCGCTCTCCGAGGTGCTGCACGCCCAGTCCCTCGCCCGCAACAACGCGCTGAAGAACATGCTGACCGGGGCCGCGAACACCGTCGCCGCCGTCGGTTTCGCGGTGTTCGGGCCGGTGGACTGGTGGGCGGCGCTGCTCCTCGGTGTCGGGTGCGTCGTGGGGGGCCGGGTCGGGCCGGTCATCGTGCGCCGCCTCGACCCTCGGGTGCTGCGGACCGTCATCGCCGTGGCCGGGCTGGCGTTGGCCGTGCGGTTGTTCCTCACGCGCTGA
- a CDS encoding NUDIX domain-containing protein: MDHARTTRVLLVDDDGRVLLLRTVLPEGGHAWTTPGGDVGADEGPAAAAVRQLREQVAVVDVELVPLSGDAHEQVFAGRSPRGAIEAGLTDWEVEHHRGHRWWSVADLRYTSETLVPAGLPGLLDDVLRGPLPPGR; encoded by the coding sequence GTGGACCACGCACGAACCACCCGGGTGCTGCTCGTCGACGACGATGGGCGGGTCCTCCTGCTGCGGACGGTGCTGCCCGAGGGAGGTCACGCCTGGACGACGCCCGGCGGCGACGTCGGCGCCGACGAGGGCCCCGCGGCGGCGGCCGTCCGGCAGCTGCGCGAACAGGTCGCCGTCGTGGACGTCGAACTCGTCCCGCTCTCCGGCGATGCGCACGAGCAGGTCTTCGCCGGCCGGAGCCCACGCGGTGCGATCGAGGCGGGACTCACCGACTGGGAGGTCGAGCACCACCGCGGGCACCGCTGGTGGAGCGTCGCGGACCTGCGCTACACCTCCGAGACGCTCGTCCCCGCCGGTCTCCCCGGTCTCCTCGACGACGTCCTCCGCGGCCCGCTGCCGCCGGGCCGCTGA
- a CDS encoding MFS transporter, whose translation MPKTPAPATASADGSVGWSRPLALVVALAFFMENLDATILTTATPSIATAFDVVPADLGLAVTAYLVAVAAFIPLGSWAADRLGARPVFLVSIVVFTLASVLCAASDSVATLTTARVLQGIAGSMLVPIGRLVVLSGTAKSDLVRAIAYLTWPALVAPVIAPLLGGILTEYAGWPWIFWVNVPVGIVLVLAAWRIVPQVPRRRRPLDGVGLVLLVVAVSALVLGMEFVADASTTVAGAGLLVGSVLVGTLAVFWFRRAAHPVLDLRPLRIATFRASNSAGSVYRGVVSAAPFLLPLLLQEGFGWSPVRAGAMVMAVFAGNLGIKPATTPLMHRFRLVPLIVVATSVLAASFVAAALLRPDTPEIVVALVFLVSGAARSVGFTAYNTLQFADVPGAQMNPANTVASISMQLATGVGIAVAALLVRAAAGLAPAGDAAFAYRAALVGMAVLGLLSIVESASLPRGAGDAVRAGRR comes from the coding sequence GTGCCGAAAACCCCTGCCCCGGCGACGGCCTCCGCGGACGGGTCGGTCGGCTGGTCCCGTCCCCTCGCGCTCGTCGTGGCCCTGGCGTTCTTCATGGAGAACCTCGACGCGACGATCCTCACCACGGCGACGCCCTCGATCGCGACGGCTTTCGACGTCGTCCCGGCCGACCTCGGGCTCGCGGTCACGGCGTACCTGGTCGCGGTGGCGGCGTTCATCCCGCTCGGCTCGTGGGCCGCGGACCGGCTCGGGGCACGGCCCGTGTTCCTGGTCTCGATCGTGGTGTTCACCCTGGCGTCGGTGCTGTGCGCGGCCTCCGACTCCGTCGCGACCCTCACCACCGCCAGGGTCCTGCAGGGCATCGCCGGCAGCATGCTCGTCCCGATCGGACGGCTGGTGGTCCTCAGCGGAACGGCCAAGTCGGACCTCGTGCGCGCGATCGCGTACCTCACGTGGCCCGCTCTCGTCGCCCCGGTCATCGCCCCGCTGCTCGGCGGGATCCTCACCGAGTACGCGGGCTGGCCGTGGATCTTCTGGGTGAACGTCCCCGTCGGGATCGTGCTGGTCCTGGCCGCGTGGCGGATCGTGCCGCAGGTCCCCCGCCGCCGGCGCCCGCTGGACGGTGTCGGGCTCGTGCTGCTGGTGGTGGCCGTGAGCGCGCTGGTCCTCGGGATGGAGTTCGTGGCCGACGCGTCGACGACGGTCGCGGGGGCCGGTCTGCTCGTCGGGTCGGTGCTCGTGGGAACCCTCGCGGTGTTCTGGTTCCGGCGCGCCGCGCACCCGGTGCTCGACCTGCGCCCCCTGCGCATCGCGACGTTCCGCGCCTCGAACTCGGCCGGTTCGGTCTACCGCGGGGTCGTCAGCGCGGCCCCGTTCCTGCTGCCCCTGCTGCTGCAGGAGGGGTTCGGGTGGAGTCCCGTGCGCGCCGGGGCGATGGTGATGGCGGTGTTCGCGGGGAACCTCGGGATCAAACCCGCGACGACCCCGTTGATGCACCGGTTCCGCCTGGTGCCCCTCATCGTGGTCGCGACCTCCGTGCTGGCCGCGTCGTTCGTCGCGGCGGCGCTGCTGCGCCCGGACACCCCGGAGATCGTCGTGGCGCTGGTGTTCCTCGTGTCGGGCGCGGCCCGATCGGTGGGTTTCACCGCCTACAACACCCTGCAGTTCGCCGACGTCCCCGGTGCCCAGATGAACCCTGCCAACACCGTGGCCTCGATCAGCATGCAGCTCGCGACGGGGGTCGGGATCGCCGTGGCGGCCCTGCTCGTCCGGGCGGCGGCCGGCCTGGCCCCCGCCGGGGACGCCGCCTTCGCCTACCGCGCCGCGCTGGTCGGGATGGCCGTCCTGGGCCTGCTCAGCATCGTCGAGTCGGCGTCGCTGCCCCGCGGTGCGGGTGACGCCGTCCGCGCGGGACGGCGCTGA
- a CDS encoding asparaginase, with the protein MSDKPRVAVLLTGGTIGSGGHDDLDRLDYVDLGHVLTDEEALPLYRFPDDVDVSPRRVRRIPSTAADEGFWAELRTAVLTIAREEPDVAGVVITHGTATLEETAYVLQLTLASELPVVLVGAQRPPTAVGSDAQVGLANAIRVAASPSSRGHGVLVVMDDRILSARDVLKTSNSGLDTFRARDHGALGDVDPYGGVWFYRKLLRRHTTSSRFAAQAHPVWPRVEIVPVWAGADARVVERPVADGARGLVVASLPPSMNPPAVEVAIQQAVTAGVVVVASSRAITGRVTQRHAFDERGLVGSDTLSPQQARILLSLCLAAGLGHEEIVEAFATH; encoded by the coding sequence ATGAGCGACAAGCCCAGGGTGGCCGTCCTGCTGACCGGTGGAACCATCGGCAGCGGTGGTCACGACGACCTCGACCGCCTCGACTACGTCGACCTCGGGCACGTCCTCACCGACGAGGAGGCCCTGCCGCTCTACCGGTTCCCCGACGACGTGGACGTCTCCCCGCGCCGGGTCCGGCGGATCCCCAGCACGGCCGCCGACGAGGGGTTCTGGGCGGAGCTGCGCACCGCGGTGCTGACCATCGCGCGGGAGGAACCCGACGTCGCCGGGGTCGTCATCACCCACGGCACCGCGACCCTGGAGGAGACGGCCTACGTCCTGCAGCTCACGCTGGCGAGCGAGCTCCCCGTGGTGCTCGTCGGGGCGCAGCGCCCACCGACGGCGGTGGGTTCCGACGCGCAGGTGGGGCTCGCGAACGCGATCCGCGTCGCGGCCTCGCCGTCCTCGCGCGGGCACGGGGTGCTGGTCGTCATGGACGACCGGATCCTGTCGGCGCGCGACGTCCTCAAGACGTCGAACTCGGGTCTGGACACCTTCCGCGCCCGCGACCACGGCGCTCTCGGCGACGTCGACCCCTACGGCGGGGTCTGGTTCTACCGCAAGCTGCTGCGCCGTCACACCACGTCGTCGCGCTTCGCCGCGCAGGCCCACCCCGTGTGGCCGCGGGTGGAGATCGTGCCCGTCTGGGCCGGCGCCGACGCCCGGGTGGTGGAGCGTCCCGTCGCCGACGGCGCTCGCGGGCTGGTCGTCGCGTCGCTGCCGCCGAGCATGAACCCACCCGCCGTCGAGGTCGCGATCCAGCAGGCCGTCACCGCCGGGGTCGTCGTGGTCGCGAGCAGCCGCGCGATCACCGGCCGCGTCACGCAGCGGCACGCCTTCGACGAGCGCGGACTCGTCGGCAGCGACACGCTCTCCCCCCAGCAGGCCCGCATCCTGCTCTCGCTGTGCCTGGCGGCGGGTCTGGGACACGAGGAGATCGTCGAGGCGTTCGCCACGCACTGA
- a CDS encoding HelD family protein, with amino-acid sequence MSQSTEPDASTPAEEATREQVALEDAHVGTLYDRLDVLRAQTAEQLADVRRTLATGTHQSRFERDAFATLYEDRLSQLWSVENRLCFGRLDLQPGTEDPRRYVGRLGLADDRGNQVLVDWRAPAAQDFYQATAAAPRDVVRRRHLLTAGRHVTGVDDEVLIAAEGERTTGDAALLAAVTAPRTGRMGDIVATIQAEQDRVIRASERGVLVVQGGPGTGKTAVALHRTAFLLYTHRDRLARSGVLLLGPSPVFLRYVEQVLPALGETGVVTATLAELFPGVLARGGDSAAAAWVKGSLRMAEVLDAAVADRQRIPARPLRFDLDGTRIMLRPDAIASARARARRGRKPHNLARVTFVREVLNTLVNSLARARGADLGEERDDLVTELREHVDVRREVNLCWMPLTPQKVLAGLYRNPDLLERIAPQLSATDRAALHREDASAWSEADVPLLDELAELLGPLEESANQARRDADREEQVAYARKVLEDFEASGVGNPLVSPELLADRFSTDGPVGTVAERAALDRTWAYGHVVVDEAQELSPMAWRLVERRCPSRSMTLVGDVAQTSNPAGARSWAQALKPVVDDRWRLEELTVNYRTPAKISRVAADVLRSAGISANPPTPVREGDHDPVAIPLTSGADVVEVVRARFADLDEGRVAVITAEVDGALGSDALRAAISAVLPRGAVAASPDDLDAAVSVLDVHRAKGLEFDVVVLVEPAAVLRRPRGANDLYVALTRATQELHVLHAEPLPAGMESLA; translated from the coding sequence GTGAGCCAGTCCACCGAGCCCGACGCGTCGACCCCGGCCGAGGAGGCGACGAGGGAACAGGTCGCCCTCGAGGACGCTCACGTCGGGACGCTCTACGACCGGCTCGACGTCCTGCGCGCCCAGACCGCCGAGCAGCTCGCCGACGTCCGGCGCACCCTCGCGACCGGCACCCACCAGAGCCGCTTCGAGCGCGACGCCTTCGCGACCCTCTACGAGGACCGCCTCTCCCAGCTCTGGTCGGTGGAGAACCGGCTCTGCTTCGGGCGCCTGGACCTGCAGCCCGGCACCGAGGACCCGCGCCGCTACGTCGGCCGGCTCGGCCTGGCCGACGACCGGGGCAACCAGGTGCTCGTCGACTGGCGGGCGCCCGCGGCGCAGGACTTCTACCAGGCCACCGCGGCCGCTCCCCGTGACGTCGTCCGGCGCCGGCACCTGCTCACGGCGGGCCGCCACGTCACGGGCGTCGACGACGAGGTGCTCATCGCGGCCGAGGGTGAGCGCACCACGGGTGACGCGGCCCTGCTGGCCGCCGTCACCGCCCCCCGCACCGGCCGCATGGGCGACATCGTCGCCACCATCCAGGCCGAGCAGGACCGGGTCATCCGCGCCTCCGAGCGCGGGGTCCTCGTCGTCCAGGGCGGTCCGGGGACCGGCAAGACCGCCGTGGCCCTGCACCGGACGGCCTTCCTGCTCTACACCCACCGCGACCGCCTCGCCCGCAGCGGCGTCCTGCTGCTCGGCCCCAGCCCGGTGTTCCTGCGCTACGTGGAGCAGGTCCTGCCCGCGCTGGGCGAGACGGGCGTGGTGACCGCGACGCTGGCCGAGCTGTTCCCCGGGGTGCTCGCCCGGGGCGGGGACTCCGCCGCCGCGGCCTGGGTCAAGGGCTCGCTGCGGATGGCCGAGGTCCTCGACGCGGCCGTCGCCGACCGGCAGCGGATCCCCGCCCGACCGCTGCGCTTCGACCTCGACGGCACCCGGATCATGCTGCGTCCCGACGCGATCGCCTCGGCCCGCGCCCGTGCCCGGCGCGGTCGCAAACCGCACAACCTGGCCCGGGTGACCTTCGTCCGCGAGGTCCTGAACACGCTGGTCAACTCCCTCGCCCGCGCCCGCGGCGCCGACCTGGGCGAGGAGCGCGACGACCTCGTCACCGAACTGCGCGAGCACGTCGACGTCCGGCGCGAGGTCAACCTCTGCTGGATGCCGCTGACCCCGCAGAAGGTGCTCGCCGGTCTCTACCGCAACCCGGACCTGCTGGAACGCATCGCACCGCAGTTGTCGGCCACCGACCGCGCGGCCCTGCACCGCGAGGACGCGAGCGCCTGGAGCGAGGCCGACGTGCCCCTGCTCGACGAGCTCGCCGAACTCCTCGGCCCGCTGGAGGAGTCCGCGAACCAGGCCCGCCGCGACGCCGACCGCGAGGAGCAGGTCGCCTACGCGCGCAAGGTGCTCGAGGACTTCGAGGCCTCCGGGGTCGGCAACCCCCTGGTCAGCCCGGAACTGCTCGCCGACCGCTTCTCCACCGACGGACCGGTGGGCACGGTGGCCGAACGGGCCGCGCTGGACCGGACCTGGGCCTACGGCCACGTCGTGGTCGACGAGGCGCAGGAACTCTCCCCGATGGCCTGGCGCCTCGTCGAGCGCCGCTGCCCGTCGCGCTCGATGACCCTGGTCGGCGACGTCGCCCAGACGTCGAACCCCGCCGGCGCGCGCAGCTGGGCGCAGGCCCTGAAACCCGTCGTCGACGACCGCTGGCGGCTGGAGGAGCTCACCGTCAACTACCGCACGCCCGCGAAGATCTCCCGGGTCGCCGCCGACGTGCTGCGCTCCGCGGGCATCTCGGCGAACCCGCCGACCCCCGTCCGCGAGGGCGACCACGACCCCGTCGCGATCCCGCTGACCTCCGGGGCGGACGTCGTCGAGGTCGTGCGGGCCCGTTTCGCCGACCTGGACGAGGGGCGGGTCGCCGTCATCACCGCCGAGGTCGACGGAGCTCTGGGCTCGGACGCGCTGCGCGCCGCGATCTCCGCCGTGCTGCCCCGGGGGGCGGTCGCCGCCTCCCCCGACGACCTCGACGCCGCGGTGTCGGTGCTCGACGTGCACCGGGCCAAGGGCCTGGAGTTCGACGTCGTCGTGCTCGTCGAACCCGCGGCCGTCCTGCGCCGTCCCCGCGGCGCCAACGACCTCTACGTCGCCCTGACCCGCGCGACCCAGGAACTCCACGTCCTGCACGCCGAACCCCTCCCCGCCGGCATGGAGTCCCTCGCCTGA